The DNA region ATCGGGGTACACGGTCGATTCCGTCAGCGACGGCGGAGAGGCGAGGTGGGCCGCCTCCACCGGAGAATACGACTGCATCGTGCTCGACTGGATGCTGCCCACGCTGAGCGGGATCGACTTGGTGCGCGCGCTACGGGCGGACGAAGACTCGACGCCGGTGCTGATGCTCACCGCGAGAGACGCGACGGAGGATCGCGTGCAGGGGCTCGACAGCGGCGCCGACGACTACCTGGTCAAGCCGTTCGCGCTCGAAGAGCTGCTGGCCCGTGTGCGGGCGCTCGTCCGCAGGCGTTACGCGTCGGCCTGCCCGCTGGTCAGCGTCGGGGACCTGGATGTTGACACCGTCGGAAAGCGGGTCCACCGCGCCGGAAAGCCGATCGATCTCACGGCGCGCGAGTACGCCTTGCTCCACTACTTGGTCTTGCGAGCCGGAGAGGTCGTCTCTCGCACGGATATCTGGAACCACCTCTACGGCTTGATCGACGACTCGCACAGCAATGTGGTGGATGTCTACATCGGCTACCTGCGGCGCAAGCTGGCCGCGGGAGGGGGATCGCCGATGATCCGCACCATCCGCGGGCAGGGGTACGTGCTGGAGGGGACGCCGTGACCTCCTCGATCCGCGCACGCGTGTTGATCGCCTCGACGCTGGTCATCAGCCTTGTGCTGTTGGTCGCCGGGCTCGCGGTGTACGCGCTGCTCCGCAACGGCCTGTCCCGGCAGTTCGACGTGAGCCTCATGGCCTCGGCCGAGGGGCTGGCGCGGGCGTTCGAGTACGACAGCCGAGGCCTACACTGCGACCGGGAGGGGCTGGAAGGGGCGCCCAGAGCGATCTTCCGCGCCTGGAATACAGCGGGAAGCGTCGTCGCCCAATCGGGCGGAAACCTGACCCTGCCACCGATGTCGGCGATAGATCTCTCCGCGACGCACGACGGGGTCCAAGAGTGTCGGCTTAGCGACGGCTCGTCTGCGCGTGGCGTACGCGTGAACTTTATGCCGCACGTGGACAGCGACTACCCGGGCCCCGAACCTCCCTCCAGGATCATCCTTGTCGCCGCCGTGCCGCTCGCCGAGGTAGAGCAGACGTTGTCGCTCGCCGCACGCCAGCTGGCGCTGGCGCTGCTGGGGGGCGTGCTGCTGGCGCCGCTGGTGCTCTGGCCCGTCACGCGCCTGGTGGTGCGACCGGTTGAAGCCATTGCTTCGCGGATCAGCCGGCTCGATGTGGCGGAGCTCGACGCCCGGCTCGATCCGGCGGGCTGCCCGATCGAGCTGCGGCCCATCGTCCAGCGGCTCAACGAGACGATCGCCCGATTGGAAGACGCGTTCCAGCGAGAACGCGCCGCCACGGCCAACATCGCGCACGAGCTGCGCACGCCGCTCGCCGGGCTGCGGGCGACCATCGAGTTGGCCACGACCAGGCCCCGCGCGACGGACTACTACCAGCAGACGCTCGCCGAGTGTCGGCAGATGACGGCCGAGCTGGAGACGCTGGTCGAGCGGGTGTTGCTGCTGTCGCGCCTCGACGCCGGCCGACTGCCACAGAACCCAGAGCGGATCGACGTGGGGGGGCTGCTTCGGGCGTGTTGGGACGAGGCGGTCCGCCGAGCGCCGCAGCCCCCCTCGGGGGTGCGGTGGGACATAGACGAGGGCCTCACCCTCACCGCCGATCGCGCCTGCGCCCGCCAGGTTCTCCGCAACCTGCTGGCGAACGCGGTCGACCACGGCGCCCCTGACAAGCCGATCGCGATCTCCGCCGCCCGTTCGGCCGCCGGGGTCGAGCTGCGGATCGCCAACACCAGCGCCCGGCCCGTTGGTGGCGACGTGCAGCGGCTCAAACAACGCTTTGTCCAACAAGACGAGAACCGCTCCCGCACGGGCCGCAACGCGGGGCTGGGGCTGTCGATTTGCGACGAGTTGGTGCGGCAGATGGGGGGAGAGCTGTCGCTCTGCGTCGGCGCGGGCGACCGGTTCACCGCCGTGGTTTCGCTGCCCGGCGATCCCGGCGAAAGAGGCAAAGCGGCGGCCGCCGCTTTGGTGTCGTTGCCGATGGCTGTGTCACGGCTTGCGCCGGCCGCCCCGTCGTCCGCACCGTCGCCCGCCAAAACTTGAATGATTCCCCGACCCGATCTAAGATAGCGGGCTCGTGGCGCTCGCCCGCTTGGGCGCGTGTGCTCTTCACCAACTTCGCTGCGGCGCTTCTTGTAGGAAACCCGGATGATTAGCCCCTTTCTCCCTGTGCGTTTGGTCTTGCCCTGCCTGCTGGTCACGAGCGCGGCGTTTGCGGCCGCCGATGCGCCGCGGACGGCCACGCCCAACATCGTGCTGATCATGGCGGACGACCTCGGTTACGGCGACGTTAGCTGCTACGGCGCTACGAAGATCGACACCCCGCACATCGACCGGCTCGCCGAGCAGGGGATGAAGTTCACGGACGCCCACACGGCGGCGTCGGTCTGCTCGCCGTCCCGCTACGGCGTGTTGACCGGTCGTTCGCCGTGGCGGCTGCACCGCAAGGGCAACGGCTACCGACTCGAGCCGGAGCAGATGACCATCGCCTCGCTGCTCAAGCCGCTGGGCTACACCTCAGCCGCCATCGGCAAGTGGCACCTCGGCTACAGCAAAGACTGGAACAAGCCGCCGATCACCGGGCCGCTGGAGCGGGGCTTCGACTATCACTTCGGCGTTCCTCAGAACCACAACGATTCGACCCGCGCGTTCATCGAGAACCACGACCTGGTGGGTCGGAAGCCGGGCGAGCCGTACCGGATCGTGGAGGGGAAGGACTACCCCGAGGGGCTGGCGGAGCCCCGCGTCGAGGACCAGGTCGATACGACGCTCACCAACAAGGCGGTCCGCTTCATCCGCCAGAACGCTTCGGGTCCGTTCTTCCTGTACTTCACGCCCTGCGCGCCGCACACGCACGTCACTCCGTCGGCCGAGTTCCGCGGGACCAGCGAGGCGGGCACGCTAGGGGACTATATCCAAGAACTTGACTCGCACGTGGGCGAGATCGCCGACGTGCTAGACGAGCTCGGGATCGCCGACAACACGCTGTTGATCTTTACCAGCGACAACGGCGGTTCGCCCAAAGACTTCAAGGGGACCAACGGCATGAATCTCAACTTCGCGAGCGAGGCGGGCGACCTCCGCGCGAAGTACCGCACCGCCAAGGCAGACGCGGCCAAGATGGGGCACGCCACCAACGGCCCCTGGCACGACGGCAAGGGCTCGCCGCACGAAGGGGGGCACCGCGTGCCGTTCATCGCCCGCTGGCCGGGGCGGATCGCGACTGATTCTACCAGCGACCGGGTGACCTGCCTGACCGACCTGATCGCCACGGCCGCCGACGTGGTAGGGAGCGAGCTCCCCGACGACGCCGGCCAAGACTCGTTCACCATGCTCCCGACGCTGCTGGGGCATTCGACGGGGGAGCCGGCCCGCGAGGCGATCTTTGTACAGGGCGATACGAACGACGACGCGATCGCCGTCTGCACCGGCAAGTGGAAGATGATCGAGCGCCGGGGCGGCGAGGGAGGCAAGGCGCACGAGCTGTACGACCTCGAAAGCGACCCGGGCGAGACCCGTAACGTGGCGGACAGTCACGCGGACCTCGTGACGCGGCTGGCCGCGGCGCTCGACAACGCACGCGACGAGGGCCGCACCCGGCCAAAGGGCTAGACGTGGCTGGGAGCACGAGAGTTTGACGCAAAGCACGCGGGTTTCTGGCCTCGACTCGTTTCTGCTGCGCTGGTAGCCTCTTGCCCCGGTTCCCACTAGCCAGCAGAGCTGCCATGCGACGCGGACTCTCGGTCCTGCTGTGCCTGGCGCTCCATGCGTGGATAGCCCTAGCCGTACCCGCCCAGTCGCCCAGCGACCTTGAGTTGGAAGGGCTTCCTATCGAGGCCGAGCCGGACGTCGGTGATCTGCGGTTCCAGTTTGAAGGGCTCGACCTCGCGGGCCGCGAAGAAGAAGAGCAGCAGTTT from Pirellulimonas nuda includes:
- a CDS encoding sulfatase family protein — its product is MISPFLPVRLVLPCLLVTSAAFAAADAPRTATPNIVLIMADDLGYGDVSCYGATKIDTPHIDRLAEQGMKFTDAHTAASVCSPSRYGVLTGRSPWRLHRKGNGYRLEPEQMTIASLLKPLGYTSAAIGKWHLGYSKDWNKPPITGPLERGFDYHFGVPQNHNDSTRAFIENHDLVGRKPGEPYRIVEGKDYPEGLAEPRVEDQVDTTLTNKAVRFIRQNASGPFFLYFTPCAPHTHVTPSAEFRGTSEAGTLGDYIQELDSHVGEIADVLDELGIADNTLLIFTSDNGGSPKDFKGTNGMNLNFASEAGDLRAKYRTAKADAAKMGHATNGPWHDGKGSPHEGGHRVPFIARWPGRIATDSTSDRVTCLTDLIATAADVVGSELPDDAGQDSFTMLPTLLGHSTGEPAREAIFVQGDTNDDAIAVCTGKWKMIERRGGEGGKAHELYDLESDPGETRNVADSHADLVTRLAAALDNARDEGRTRPKG
- a CDS encoding response regulator transcription factor gives rise to the protein MNILVAEDYAPIRRAVQAALAESGYTVDSVSDGGEARWAASTGEYDCIVLDWMLPTLSGIDLVRALRADEDSTPVLMLTARDATEDRVQGLDSGADDYLVKPFALEELLARVRALVRRRYASACPLVSVGDLDVDTVGKRVHRAGKPIDLTAREYALLHYLVLRAGEVVSRTDIWNHLYGLIDDSHSNVVDVYIGYLRRKLAAGGGSPMIRTIRGQGYVLEGTP
- a CDS encoding sensor histidine kinase, whose amino-acid sequence is MTSSIRARVLIASTLVISLVLLVAGLAVYALLRNGLSRQFDVSLMASAEGLARAFEYDSRGLHCDREGLEGAPRAIFRAWNTAGSVVAQSGGNLTLPPMSAIDLSATHDGVQECRLSDGSSARGVRVNFMPHVDSDYPGPEPPSRIILVAAVPLAEVEQTLSLAARQLALALLGGVLLAPLVLWPVTRLVVRPVEAIASRISRLDVAELDARLDPAGCPIELRPIVQRLNETIARLEDAFQRERAATANIAHELRTPLAGLRATIELATTRPRATDYYQQTLAECRQMTAELETLVERVLLLSRLDAGRLPQNPERIDVGGLLRACWDEAVRRAPQPPSGVRWDIDEGLTLTADRACARQVLRNLLANAVDHGAPDKPIAISAARSAAGVELRIANTSARPVGGDVQRLKQRFVQQDENRSRTGRNAGLGLSICDELVRQMGGELSLCVGAGDRFTAVVSLPGDPGERGKAAAAALVSLPMAVSRLAPAAPSSAPSPAKT